A single window of Lynx canadensis isolate LIC74 chromosome C2, mLynCan4.pri.v2, whole genome shotgun sequence DNA harbors:
- the SMIM11A gene encoding small integral membrane protein 11A, which translates to MNWKVLEHMPLLLYILAAKTLILCLAFAGVKIYQRKRLEAKLEAEKKKQSEKKDN; encoded by the exons ATGAACTGGAAG gTCCTTGAACACATGCCCTTGCTGCTGTATATCTTGGCAGCAAAAACCTTAATTCTCTGCCTGGCATTTGCTGGAGTCAAAATCTACCAACGGAAAAGATTAGAAGCAAAactggaagctgagaaaaagaagcaGTCGGAGAAGAAAGATAACTAG
- the FAM243A gene encoding protein FAM243A, whose amino-acid sequence MPHFANPLLRNIITRNPFDNIKRKRCLQYLKTLKTLQNDGFKTIYFGETNIAESLVAGEDFSDGCFMQTPTWCIVHAGGSQGWVPWKYQTFLRDEVCIKQEDSLFSEFCDVARKAYGKCAIVVKERRQQDKKKPEEDKEPEAQIHAPLVINLKSLVCCPEVAKSCGHELLSLPSLYNYLNPLDSAWSSLKWFIINNRKEFCFQYIDSVYSYQYILVRDLISKGIERINPSKWKTLTDKVRRWENYYLGKFS is encoded by the coding sequence ATGCCTCACTTTGCAAACCCTCTTTTAAGAAACATCATTACCAGAAATCCATTCGATAACATCAAGAGGAAGCGATGCCTCCAATATTTGAAAACGCTGAAAACACTGCAAAATGATGGATTTAAGACCATATATTTTGGAGAAACCAATATTGCCGAGAGTCTTGTCGCCGGAGAAGATTTCAGTGATGGGTGTTTCATGCAAACTCCAACTTGGTGTATCGTGCATGCTGGTGGTAGTCAAGGATGGGTGCCTTGGAAGTACCAGACGTTCCTTAGAGATGAGGTATGCATCAAACAGGAAGACAGCctcttctctgagttctgtgatgTGGCGAGGAAGGCCTACGGGAAGTGTGCCATTGTGGTCAAAGAGAGAAGGCAGCAAGACAagaagaagccagaggaagacaAAGAGCCAGAGGCCCAGATCCATGCCCCATTGGTCATTAACCTAAAGAGCCTTGTGTGTTGCCCGGAGGTAGCCAAGTCCTGTGGCCACGAActactctctctgccttccctttaCAATTACCTAAACCCTTTAGACTCAGCCTGGTCTTCTTTGAAATGGTTTAtcatcaataacagaaaggagTTTTGCTTTCAGTACATTGACAGTGTCTATTCTTACCAGTACATACTTGTCAGAGATTTAATTAGCAAAGGGATCGAAAGGATAAACCCAAGCAAATGGAAAACACTAACCGACAAAGTGCGGAGATGGGAAAACTACTATCTTGGTAAATTTTCTTAA